The Geoalkalibacter ferrihydriticus DSM 17813 genome includes a window with the following:
- the cysK gene encoding cysteine synthase A — protein MANIYNDNSLSIGRTPMVRLNHIAPGGATVLGKIEGRNPAYSVKCRIGASMIWDAEQKGLLGPGKEIVEPTSGNTGIALAFVAAARGIPITLTMPETMSIERRKVLKAFGANLILTPGAKGMGGAIAAAEELAASDPNRYVLLHQFKNPANPEIHEQTTGPEIWEDTDGAIDVLVSGVGTGGTITGVSRYIKNTKGKKIVSVAVEPTDSPVISQKLAGEEIKPGPHKIQGIGAGFIPDTLDLSVVDQVEQVSNDEAIDFARRLAKEEGILAGISCGAAVAVAARLAVKPEYAGKTIVVVLPDSGERYLTSVLFEGLV, from the coding sequence ATGGCCAACATCTACAATGACAACTCCCTCAGCATCGGCCGCACGCCCATGGTGCGTCTCAACCACATCGCACCGGGCGGCGCCACCGTGCTCGGCAAGATCGAGGGACGCAACCCCGCCTATTCGGTCAAATGCCGCATCGGCGCCTCCATGATCTGGGACGCCGAACAAAAAGGGCTGCTCGGCCCGGGCAAGGAAATTGTCGAGCCGACCAGCGGCAACACCGGCATCGCTCTGGCGTTTGTCGCCGCCGCGCGCGGTATTCCCATCACCTTGACCATGCCCGAGACCATGAGCATCGAACGACGCAAGGTGCTCAAGGCCTTCGGCGCCAACCTGATTCTCACCCCCGGCGCCAAGGGCATGGGCGGCGCCATCGCGGCGGCCGAGGAACTGGCGGCCTCCGATCCCAACCGCTACGTGCTGTTGCACCAGTTCAAAAATCCCGCCAACCCGGAGATTCACGAGCAGACCACCGGCCCGGAAATCTGGGAGGACACCGACGGCGCCATCGACGTATTGGTGTCCGGCGTCGGCACCGGCGGCACCATCACCGGGGTATCGCGCTACATCAAAAACACCAAGGGCAAAAAGATCGTCTCAGTGGCGGTGGAACCCACGGACAGTCCGGTGATCAGCCAGAAACTGGCCGGGGAGGAAATCAAGCCCGGTCCCCACAAGATTCAGGGCATCGGCGCAGGCTTCATCCCCGACACCCTGGATTTGTCCGTGGTCGATCAGGTGGAGCAGGTCAGCAACGACGAAGCGATAGATTTTGCCCGCCGTCTGGCCAAGGAAGAAGGTATTCTCGCCGGCATCTCCTGCGGCGCGGCAGTGGCCGTAGCGGCGCGCCTGGCGGTCAAACCTGAGTATGCCGGCAAAACCATTGTCGTGGTGCTGCCCGACTCGGGCGAGCGCTATTTGACCAGCGTGCTGTTCGAAGGGCTGGTCTGA
- a CDS encoding nitrite/sulfite reductase, whose amino-acid sequence MISAHPAKRTIDFQKLRLDGVYRMNDEDELMLRIKVPAGVLSVEQALKAAELAERFAGARLHLTTRGSIELHRVCYTDLAAIGAGLAAVGLTSRGACGGAVRGIACSTSFSPNFAQTQALARRLHRHFAGNPHFEGLPKKFKIAVEDGYTGARHLIQDIGLVLVGNENGEARYDVWVGGGLGREPQAAIRLEEAYAEDRLLALVEAVVRVYARHTPPGKRLKLLLRRVGESTFRRLLETELAVRPQQLAPGGLDAAPAPPGGGLPVTAAIFAGDLEAALLRRLAELARSHAGGYLAITADQNLAFAPLSDDDRDALIESLATAGLRGDSREEQTTLRVCVGNHACRMGLSPTRDVARALLKSMPADARKLSWAISGCPNSCSQAQLADFGVVTSSLAKDENGERHPRFDIYRRKDAGLGQKIQIGLSLNELLEAVSHAD is encoded by the coding sequence ATGATTTCCGCCCACCCCGCAAAACGCACCATTGATTTCCAGAAACTACGCCTCGACGGCGTCTACCGCATGAACGACGAGGACGAGTTGATGCTGCGCATCAAGGTCCCCGCCGGGGTACTCTCTGTCGAACAGGCCCTCAAGGCGGCCGAGTTGGCCGAGCGCTTCGCCGGCGCACGCCTGCATCTGACCACCCGCGGCAGCATCGAATTGCACCGCGTGTGCTACACCGATCTTGCCGCCATCGGCGCCGGTCTCGCGGCGGTCGGGCTGACCAGCCGCGGCGCCTGCGGCGGGGCGGTACGCGGCATTGCCTGCAGCACCAGCTTTTCGCCCAATTTCGCTCAGACCCAGGCGCTGGCCCGTCGCCTACACCGGCATTTCGCCGGCAACCCGCACTTTGAAGGCCTGCCGAAAAAATTCAAGATCGCCGTGGAAGACGGCTACACCGGCGCGCGCCATCTGATTCAGGACATCGGTCTGGTTCTGGTCGGCAACGAAAACGGTGAAGCGCGCTATGACGTATGGGTGGGCGGCGGCCTCGGCCGTGAGCCCCAGGCCGCCATACGGCTTGAAGAAGCCTACGCTGAAGACCGTCTGCTTGCGCTGGTTGAAGCGGTGGTGCGCGTTTACGCCCGGCACACGCCGCCGGGCAAGCGCCTCAAGCTCCTGTTGCGCCGGGTCGGCGAAAGCACCTTCCGGCGCTTGCTGGAAACCGAACTGGCCGTTCGCCCCCAACAACTTGCCCCCGGCGGTCTCGATGCCGCGCCCGCGCCACCCGGGGGGGGCTTGCCGGTGACTGCGGCAATCTTTGCCGGGGATCTGGAGGCAGCCCTGCTGCGCCGACTGGCAGAACTTGCGCGCAGTCATGCCGGGGGCTATCTGGCCATCACCGCCGATCAGAACCTGGCCTTTGCCCCCTTAAGTGACGACGACCGCGATGCACTGATCGAAAGTCTCGCAACTGCCGGTCTGCGCGGCGACTCCCGGGAGGAACAAACCACCTTGCGGGTGTGCGTAGGCAACCATGCCTGCCGCATGGGGCTGTCACCTACCCGCGATGTGGCGCGCGCGCTGCTCAAGTCCATGCCTGCGGACGCCCGCAAACTGAGCTGGGCCATCTCGGGGTGTCCCAACAGTTGCAGCCAGGCGCAGCTCGCCGATTTCGGCGTGGTCACCAGCAGCCTGGCCAAGGACGAGAACGGCGAGCGCCACCCGCGCTTTGATATTTATCGGCGAAAAGACGCTGGGCTCGGTCAAAAAATTCAGATAGGGTTGAGCCTGAATGAATTGCTGGAGGCGGTTTCGCACGCAGACTAA